The following are encoded together in the Lactuca sativa cultivar Salinas chromosome 1, Lsat_Salinas_v11, whole genome shotgun sequence genome:
- the LOC111894753 gene encoding serine/threonine-protein kinase CTR1 isoform X2 — protein MPHRTTYIFPRQFPESGGITNSLSIAEDHEKKKISKETSSFMIEGDSDRVTNTDHVYGHTALLSGRHHFNSCKSDRSHGKKTKQQLAAFVNWLVEKKTSGGGSVSGSGHVRLNNNDLKHFSPVPVKDVVDDDWRSHVSDADFNHPTTQKSIGDRQVSLRRLSSDAASSYAASLFSGTIATSSSAAFYKDPVTEETIGMREEDVMVGNGDGGVGDDDRRNLVQRWRESYYLQLTLAKRLTHQATIGDEPTLIQGRGGGGGPAVTCYDAESVSYRLWVNGTLSYNDKISDGFYNILGMDPYMWMMCSNSEEGKRLPSLLSLKAVNPGTTSMEVLLVDRYGDSRLRDLEDRAQDLYFSAENNLMLAEKLGKLVASTMGGSFPIEQDDLHARWESASMRLRDLQNGILVPIGSLSIGLCRHRAILFKKLADYVGLPCRIARGCKYCVEDHRSSCLVKIQNDKSTREYVMDLIGQPGNMYNPDSSINGDILSSVPSPFQSSHLKEVEQVYVDRASISQVKSIEGGGGVCEEESVVESKEMRCVPVPVPVPIDRNYRVCEMIETPKAVKYSSSEQLSDIDQGKSTIRSNSFPVTAPRYLTLEPSLAMDWLEIAWDDLHIKERIGAGSFGTVHRAEWHGSDVAVKVLTVQDFQDDQLKEFLREVSIMKRVRHPNVVLFMGAVTVRPHFSIVTEYLPRGSLFRLIHRPTAGEIMDQRRRIRMALDVAKGINYLHCLNPPIVHWDLKSPNLLVDKNWTVKPEWMAPEFLRGEPSNEKSDVYSFGVILWELVTMQQPWNGLSPAQVVGAVAFQNRKLTIPINTPPALTSLMESCWADDPAQRPTFKSIVNSLKKLLKSPAQMGPP, from the exons ATGCCGCATAGAACAACTTACATTTTCCCGAGGCAATTTCCCGAAAGCGGTGGGATCACGAATTCGTTATCAATAGCTGAAGATCACGAGAAGAAGAAGATCTCGAAAGAAACGTCAAGTTTCATGATCGAAGGCGATAGCGATAGGGTCACGAATACAGATCATGTGTACGGACATACAGCTTTGCTATCAGGACGGCACCATTTTAACAGCTGTAAAAGCGATCGGAGCCACGGGAAGAAGACCAAACAGCAACTTGCTGCTTTCGTAAATTGGTTGGTGGAGAAAAAAACTTCCGGAGGTGGTTCAGTTTCCGGCTCCGGGCACGTGAGGCTGAACAACAACGACTTGAAACATTTCTCGCCGGTGCCGGTGAAAGATGTTGTCGACGACGACTGGCGTAGTCACGTCTCCGACGCCGATTTTAATCATCCAACCACACAGAAAAGCATTGGTGATCGACAGGTTTCTCTGCGGAGGTTATCCAGTGATGCCGCAAGTAGTTACGCGGCGAGTTTGTTCTCCGGCACGATCGCTACGTCGAGTTCTGCTGCTTTTTATAAGGATCCGGTAACGGAGGAGACGATAGGGATGAGAGAGGAGGATGTGATGGTGGGGaatggtgatggtggtgttggAGATGATGATCGTCGGAATCTTGTCCAAAGGTGGCGTGAGAGTTATTACTTGCAACTTACGCTAGCTAAACGGTTAACCCATCAAGCAACCATCGGTGACGAGCCTACACTTATACAAGgacgtggtggtggtggcggtccTGCCGTGACGTGTTATGATGCAGAGTCTGTTTCGTATCGTCTCTGG GTGAATGGTACTTTATCTTACAATGATAAGATATCAGACGGGTTCTATAACATCCTTGGAATGGATCCTTATATGTGGATGATGTGCAGCAACTCTGAAGAAGGCAAACGCTTGCCATCTTTACTCTCACTCAAAGCTGTGAACCCAGGCACCACATCAATGGAGGTGCTTCTTGTGGATAGATATGGGGATTCACGCCTCAGAGACTTGGAAGATAGAGCACAAGACCTCTATTTTTCTGCTGAAAACAATCTCATGTTGGCTGAAAAGCTAGGAAAACTTGTTGCTTCTACAatggg ggGGTCGTTTCCTATTGAGCAAGATGATCTCCATGCACGATGGGAATCGGCTAGCATGAGGCTGAGGGATCTTCAGAATGGCATTTTGGTCCCGATTGGAAGCTTGTCCATAGGACTGTGTAGACACAGAGCTATTCTTttcaag AAACTGGCAGACTATGTGGGACTACCTTGTCGCATAGCTCGAGGCTGCAAGTATTGTGTTGAAGATCATAGATCCTCATGCCTTGTCAAAATTCAAAACGATAAATCCACAAG GGAGTATGTAATGGATCTAATTGGGCAACCAGGAAACATGTATAATCCGGATTCATCAATAAATGGAGATATACTTTCTTCGGTGCCTTCACCATTTCAAAGCTCTCATTTGAAAGAAGTTGAACAAGTTTATGTGGATCGAGCATCCATTTCTCAAGTGAAGA GCATTGAAGGAGGAGGGGGAGTATGTGAGGAAGAAAGTGTAGTAGAATCAAAGGAAATGAGATGTGTCCCGGTCCCAGTCCCAGTCCCAATTGATAGAAACTATAGAGTTTGTGAGATGATTGAAACGCCAAAAGCAGTGAAATACAGTAGTAGTGAGCAGTTATCAGATATTGATCAAGGCAAGAGTACAATTAGAAGCAATAGTTTTCCTGTGACTGCTCCAAGGTACTTGACCCTTGAGCCATCTCTTGCAATGGACTGGCTGGAGATAGCTTGGGATGACTTGCATATCAAGGAGCGTATTGGTGCTG GCTCTTTTGGGACAGTGCATCGAGCAGAGTGGCATGGATCG GATGTGGCAGTTAAGGTATTAACTGTCCAGGACTTCCAAGATGATCAGTTGAAGGAGTTTCTGAGGGAg GTTTCAATTATGAAACGAGTGCGGCATCCGAATGTGGTTCTGTTCATGGGTGCAGTGACTGTTCGCCCACATTTTTCAATAGTGACAGAGTACTTACCTAG GGGTAGTCTATTTCGTCTTATACATCGACCAACAGCTGGTGAAATTATGGATCAAAGGCGACGTATACGCATGGCTTTGGATGTG GCAAAGGGTATCAATTATCTTCATTGTCTTAATCCTCCAATCGTTCACTGGGATCTCAAATCTCCAAACTTATTGGTCGATAAAAACTGGACTGTCAAG CCTGAATGGATGGCCCCTGAATTCCTGCGTGGTGAGCCCTCGAATGAAAAATCTGATGTTTACAGTTTCGGTGTCATCTTGTGGGAGCTCGTCACCATGCAGCAGCCATGGAACGGACTCAGCCCTGCCCAG GTTGTGGGAGCAGTGGCTTTCCAGAACAGGAAACTAACGATACCCATCAACACCCCTCCGGCATTAACTTCACTCATGGAATCATGTTGGGCCGA TGATCCTGCTCAACGCCCAACTTTTAAGAGCATTGTTAACTCTTTAAAGAAGTTGCTCAAGTCTCCAGCACAAATGGGACCTCCATGA
- the LOC111894753 gene encoding serine/threonine-protein kinase CTR1 isoform X1 has translation MPHRTTYIFPRQFPESGGITNSLSIAEDHEKKKISKETSSFMIEGDSDRVTNTDHVYGHTALLSGRHHFNSCKSDRSHGKKTKQQLAAFVNWLVEKKTSGGGSVSGSGHVRLNNNDLKHFSPVPVKDVVDDDWRSHVSDADFNHPTTQKSIGDRQVSLRRLSSDAASSYAASLFSGTIATSSSAAFYKDPVTEETIGMREEDVMVGNGDGGVGDDDRRNLVQRWRESYYLQLTLAKRLTHQATIGDEPTLIQGRGGGGGPAVTCYDAESVSYRLWVNGTLSYNDKISDGFYNILGMDPYMWMMCSNSEEGKRLPSLLSLKAVNPGTTSMEVLLVDRYGDSRLRDLEDRAQDLYFSAENNLMLAEKLGKLVASTMGGSFPIEQDDLHARWESASMRLRDLQNGILVPIGSLSIGLCRHRAILFKKLADYVGLPCRIARGCKYCVEDHRSSCLVKIQNDKSTREYVMDLIGQPGNMYNPDSSINGDILSSVPSPFQSSHLKEVEQVYVDRASISQVKSIEGGGGVCEEESVVESKEMRCVPVPVPVPIDRNYRVCEMIETPKAVKYSSSEQLSDIDQGKSTIRSNSFPVTAPRYLTLEPSLAMDWLEIAWDDLHIKERIGAGSFGTVHRAEWHGSDVAVKVLTVQDFQDDQLKEFLREVSIMKRVRHPNVVLFMGAVTVRPHFSIVTEYLPRGSLFRLIHRPTAGEIMDQRRRIRMALDVAKGINYLHCLNPPIVHWDLKSPNLLVDKNWTVKVCDFGLSRFKANTFISSKSVAGTPEWMAPEFLRGEPSNEKSDVYSFGVILWELVTMQQPWNGLSPAQVVGAVAFQNRKLTIPINTPPALTSLMESCWADDPAQRPTFKSIVNSLKKLLKSPAQMGPP, from the exons ATGCCGCATAGAACAACTTACATTTTCCCGAGGCAATTTCCCGAAAGCGGTGGGATCACGAATTCGTTATCAATAGCTGAAGATCACGAGAAGAAGAAGATCTCGAAAGAAACGTCAAGTTTCATGATCGAAGGCGATAGCGATAGGGTCACGAATACAGATCATGTGTACGGACATACAGCTTTGCTATCAGGACGGCACCATTTTAACAGCTGTAAAAGCGATCGGAGCCACGGGAAGAAGACCAAACAGCAACTTGCTGCTTTCGTAAATTGGTTGGTGGAGAAAAAAACTTCCGGAGGTGGTTCAGTTTCCGGCTCCGGGCACGTGAGGCTGAACAACAACGACTTGAAACATTTCTCGCCGGTGCCGGTGAAAGATGTTGTCGACGACGACTGGCGTAGTCACGTCTCCGACGCCGATTTTAATCATCCAACCACACAGAAAAGCATTGGTGATCGACAGGTTTCTCTGCGGAGGTTATCCAGTGATGCCGCAAGTAGTTACGCGGCGAGTTTGTTCTCCGGCACGATCGCTACGTCGAGTTCTGCTGCTTTTTATAAGGATCCGGTAACGGAGGAGACGATAGGGATGAGAGAGGAGGATGTGATGGTGGGGaatggtgatggtggtgttggAGATGATGATCGTCGGAATCTTGTCCAAAGGTGGCGTGAGAGTTATTACTTGCAACTTACGCTAGCTAAACGGTTAACCCATCAAGCAACCATCGGTGACGAGCCTACACTTATACAAGgacgtggtggtggtggcggtccTGCCGTGACGTGTTATGATGCAGAGTCTGTTTCGTATCGTCTCTGG GTGAATGGTACTTTATCTTACAATGATAAGATATCAGACGGGTTCTATAACATCCTTGGAATGGATCCTTATATGTGGATGATGTGCAGCAACTCTGAAGAAGGCAAACGCTTGCCATCTTTACTCTCACTCAAAGCTGTGAACCCAGGCACCACATCAATGGAGGTGCTTCTTGTGGATAGATATGGGGATTCACGCCTCAGAGACTTGGAAGATAGAGCACAAGACCTCTATTTTTCTGCTGAAAACAATCTCATGTTGGCTGAAAAGCTAGGAAAACTTGTTGCTTCTACAatggg ggGGTCGTTTCCTATTGAGCAAGATGATCTCCATGCACGATGGGAATCGGCTAGCATGAGGCTGAGGGATCTTCAGAATGGCATTTTGGTCCCGATTGGAAGCTTGTCCATAGGACTGTGTAGACACAGAGCTATTCTTttcaag AAACTGGCAGACTATGTGGGACTACCTTGTCGCATAGCTCGAGGCTGCAAGTATTGTGTTGAAGATCATAGATCCTCATGCCTTGTCAAAATTCAAAACGATAAATCCACAAG GGAGTATGTAATGGATCTAATTGGGCAACCAGGAAACATGTATAATCCGGATTCATCAATAAATGGAGATATACTTTCTTCGGTGCCTTCACCATTTCAAAGCTCTCATTTGAAAGAAGTTGAACAAGTTTATGTGGATCGAGCATCCATTTCTCAAGTGAAGA GCATTGAAGGAGGAGGGGGAGTATGTGAGGAAGAAAGTGTAGTAGAATCAAAGGAAATGAGATGTGTCCCGGTCCCAGTCCCAGTCCCAATTGATAGAAACTATAGAGTTTGTGAGATGATTGAAACGCCAAAAGCAGTGAAATACAGTAGTAGTGAGCAGTTATCAGATATTGATCAAGGCAAGAGTACAATTAGAAGCAATAGTTTTCCTGTGACTGCTCCAAGGTACTTGACCCTTGAGCCATCTCTTGCAATGGACTGGCTGGAGATAGCTTGGGATGACTTGCATATCAAGGAGCGTATTGGTGCTG GCTCTTTTGGGACAGTGCATCGAGCAGAGTGGCATGGATCG GATGTGGCAGTTAAGGTATTAACTGTCCAGGACTTCCAAGATGATCAGTTGAAGGAGTTTCTGAGGGAg GTTTCAATTATGAAACGAGTGCGGCATCCGAATGTGGTTCTGTTCATGGGTGCAGTGACTGTTCGCCCACATTTTTCAATAGTGACAGAGTACTTACCTAG GGGTAGTCTATTTCGTCTTATACATCGACCAACAGCTGGTGAAATTATGGATCAAAGGCGACGTATACGCATGGCTTTGGATGTG GCAAAGGGTATCAATTATCTTCATTGTCTTAATCCTCCAATCGTTCACTGGGATCTCAAATCTCCAAACTTATTGGTCGATAAAAACTGGACTGTCAAG GTTTGTGATTTTGGGTTATCCAGATTTAAAGCAAATACTTTCATATCATCAAAATCTGTTGCAGGAACA CCTGAATGGATGGCCCCTGAATTCCTGCGTGGTGAGCCCTCGAATGAAAAATCTGATGTTTACAGTTTCGGTGTCATCTTGTGGGAGCTCGTCACCATGCAGCAGCCATGGAACGGACTCAGCCCTGCCCAG GTTGTGGGAGCAGTGGCTTTCCAGAACAGGAAACTAACGATACCCATCAACACCCCTCCGGCATTAACTTCACTCATGGAATCATGTTGGGCCGA TGATCCTGCTCAACGCCCAACTTTTAAGAGCATTGTTAACTCTTTAAAGAAGTTGCTCAAGTCTCCAGCACAAATGGGACCTCCATGA